One genomic region from Phragmites australis chromosome 1, lpPhrAust1.1, whole genome shotgun sequence encodes:
- the LOC133919227 gene encoding protein PLASTID MOVEMENT IMPAIRED 1-RELATED 1-like, protein MSSRLPSGGDHRGADAGDAALARDIVTLHKALSLDPSTRRRRSLPLPSPSPTEQARHKPRLRPSSSSSRKLLPSAAANPSSTSTSSSSSSSFWKKSLTAISHMGRRRLDCAFTLHVRSVDGLPAVLDGSPVSVQFRRMSVSASTRPVAAALGAAAFEEALTLRSPVYFSRGAKAAVKYEPRSFAVAVSASSLDLGKHEVDLTRLLPLSFDDLEDGGDSGFGKWSTSFRLSGPARGGRLNVTFSCSLVSGAGGDQDKTGTVAGLRRGSMAWPVSVQAPTPVPTRSRDVRVLHEVLPSLRSAKALPFVGDGGLNARKEEVVATLDDCEEGSPESKHCTSVEVKKVDLVHPEGDCDGAEFSIVEHGVEVASDDPERLKHVETSNVAVQKEEFGSKIDEEGKVKPVVANDDLTEDQTVVVRPEEVVSDDDLAADQAIGVKLEEAASNVALQRKNVGDKLAEMAKAVSLSTAALEEEDQLATDAELEDLECIFNLSIVEPEEFNSPTVEHKLSRRLSCVGVTDNYKFTGRKGRSRSMDGSSDHVASEFLDMLGIEHSPFGQTSDGDSESPRERLWKQFEREALASGDVILGLDFDDGMEEPICEDVVEDFDLSAIIREAELEFQNGSQPVDTRFRAKSLEDEETEVLMRQFGLNEKSFQSSPPGSRSGFGSSIDIPPDQPLELPPLADGLGPFIQTQDGGFLRSMNPALFKNAKNNCSLVMQASSPIVLPAEMGSGIMDILHGLASVGIEKLSMQANKLMPLEDVNGKMMQQIAWESAPALESAERYDLLDKHSMDALVGGGSNASLGKKRCADLSSSLGGENASEYVSLEDLAPLAMEKIEALSIEGLRIQSGMSEEEAPSNISAQPVGEFSSLQGKSAENTWSLGLEGTAGLQLLDVKQTGDEVDGLMGLSITLDEWMRLDSGVVDEEGQYSDQTLKILAAHHAKSVELVAESRSGDKKSRRSGRRWGLLGNNFTVALMVQLRDPLRNYDPVGTPMLALIQVERVFVPPKPKIYTTISNKGNSEQDDEEPETEEFPDKALVTEDKVEEFEDSVPQFKVTEVHVAGFKSEPEKTKPWGNQTQQQSGSRWLLAAGMGKGNKHPLMKSKAISKPTKEAAIQAGDTLWSISSRIHGAGTRWGELAGPKNHSRNPNIVLQKGKRFL, encoded by the exons ATGTCGTCCCGCCTCCCCTCGGGCGGCGACCACCGCGGGGCCGACGCGGGCGACGCCGCCCTCGCCCGAGACATCGTGACTCTCCACAAGGCCCTCTCCCTCGACCcctccacccgccgccgccgctccctccCGCTCCCCTCTCCGTCCCCCACCGAGCAGGCGCGCCACAAGCCCCGTCTCaggccttcttcttcctcctcgcgcAAGCTCCTGCCTTCCGCCGCCGCCAACCCCtcgtccacctccacctcctcgtcgTCTTCGTCTTCGTTCTGGAAGAAGTCCCTGACCGCCATCTCGCACATGGGCCGGCGCCGCCTCGACTGCGCGTTCACGCTGCACGTGCGCTCCGTCGACGGCCTCCCCGCCGTGCTCGACGGGTCCCCGGTCTCCGTCCAGTTCCGCCGGATGTCCGTGTCCGCGTCCACCCGCCCCGTCGCGGCGGCACTCGGCGCCGCCGCGTTCGAGGAGGCACTGACGCTGCGCTCCCCGGTCTACTTCTCCCGCGGCGCCAAGGCCGCGGTCAAGTACGAGCCCCGGTCCTTCGCCGTCGCCGTCTCCGCCTCTTCGCTCGACCTCGGCAAGCACGAGGTCGACCTCACCCGGCTGCTCCCGCTCTCCTTCGACGATCTCGAGGACGGCGGCGACTCCGGGTTCGGGAAGTGGAGCACGAGCTTCCGGCTCTCCGGCCCCGCTCGCGGTGGGCGGCTCAACGTCACCTTCTCCTGCTCGCTCGTCAgtggcgccggcggcgaccagGACAAGACCGGGACGGTCGCGGGGCTGAGGCGAGGGTCGATGGCGTGGCCGGTATCAGTGCAGGCGCCGACGCCAGTGCCAACGCGGAGCAGGGACGTGAGGGTGCTGCACGAGGTGTTGCCGAGCTTGAGGTCTGCAAAGGCGCTGCCTTTTGTTGGTGATGGGGGTCTTAATGcgaggaaggaggaggtggtggcaacATTAGACGACTGCGAGGAGGgatcgccagaatcgaagcattGCACATCAGTAGAGGTTAAGAAGGTGGACTTGGTGCATCCAGAAGGCGATTGCGACGGTGCGGAGTTTAGTATTGTTGAACATGGAGTTGAGGTTGCCTCGGATGATCCAGAAAGGCTCAAACATGTGGAGACTAGCAATGTGGCCGTTCAAAAGGAGGAATTTgggtctaaaattgatgaagaGGGAAAGGTCAAACCTGTGGTAGCAAATGATGATCTCACTGAAGATCAAACTGTTGTAGTGAGGCCAGAAGAGGTGGTTAGTGATGATGACCTCGCTGCAGATCAGGCTATTGGAGTGAAATTGGAAGAGGCGGCCAGCAATGTTGCTCTTCAAAGGAAGAATGTGGGAGACAAGCTGGCTGAAATGGCCAAAGCAGTGTCACTGTCTACTGCAGCGCTGGAAGAGGAGGATCAGTTGGCAACAGATGCTGAACTGGAGGATCTGGAGTGTATATTTAACCTCTCAATTGTTGAGCCGGAAGAATTCAACTCACCAACTGTTGAACATAAGCTTTCGAGGCGATTGAGCTGTGTGGGTGTGACTGATAATTACAAGTTCACCGGTAGGAAGGGCAGGTCACGCAGCATGGATGGTTCATCTGATCATGTTGCTAGCGAGTTCTTGGATATGCTTGGGATAGAGCATAGTCCATTTGGGCAAACCTCAGATGGTGATTCTGAGTCACCCAGAGAGCGGCTTTGGAAGCAGTTTGAAAGGGAAGCATTAGCATCTGGTGATGTTATTCTTGGTTTGGACTTCGACGATGGAATGGAAGAGCCTATTTGTGAGGATGTAGTAGAGGATTTTGATCTCTCCGCAATCATACGCGAGGCTGAACTTGAGTTTCAGAATGGAAGTCAGCCCGTAGATACCAGATTTCGAGCTAAGTCGCTGGAAGATGAGGAAACTGAAGTGTTAATGCGTCAGTTTGGGCTAAACGAGAAGTCCTTCCAATCTTCTCCGCCTGGAAGTAGAAGTGGGTTTGGTAGCTCCATTGACATCCCACCTGATCAGCCCCTTGAGCTACCACCATTGGCTGATGGTTTAGGTCCATTTATTCAGACACAAGATGGGGGATTTCTGCGGTCAATGAATCCAGCCCTGTTCAAAAATGCAAAGAACAACTGCAGCTTGGTCATGCAAGCTTCTTCTCCGATTGTACTGCCAGCTGAGATGGGCTCTGGGATTATGGATATATTGCATGGTTTGGCCTCGGTTGGAATTGAAAAGTTATCAATGCAGGCCAACAAACTTATGCCCTTGGAAGATGTTAATGGCAAAATGATGCAGCAGATTGCCTGGGAGTCTGCCCCAGCTCTAGAGTCTGCTGAAAG ATATGACCTATTGGACAAGCATAGCATGGATGCTTTGGTAGGAGGAGGCAGCAATGCTTCCCTTGGTAAGAAGAGGTGTGCTGATCTGTCATCATCATTGGGTGGGGAAAATGCTTCAGAATATGTTTCGCTTGAGGATCTTGCGCCATTAGCTATGGAAAAGATTGAAGCCCTTTCTATTGAGGGTTTGCGGATACAATCTGGCATGTCAGAAGAAGAGGCACCCTCAAATATCAGTGCTCAGCCTGTTGGGGAATTTTCATCCTTGCAAGGAAAGTCTGCAGAGAATACCTGGTCCCTTGGTTTAGAGGGAACTGCAGGCTTGCAGCTTCTGGATGTTAAGCAAACTGGAGATGAAGTTGACGGTTTAATGGGCTTGTCAATCACTCTAGATGAGTGGATGAGGCTTGATTCTGGGGTAGTGGATGAAGAGGGCCAATACAGCGACCAGACATTGAAGATACTTGCTGCCCACCATGCTAAATCAGTGGAGTTAGTTGCTGAAAGCCGGAGTGGAGACAAAAAGAGCAGGAGATCTGGTAGAAGATGGGGTTTGTTAGGGAACAACTTCACTGTTGCTCTCATGGTTCAACTGCGTGACCCGCTACGGAACTACGATCCAGTTGGCACTCCTATGCTTGCTTTAATTCAAGTGGAAAGGGTTTTTGTACCCCCAAAACCCAAGATCTACACTACAATCTCAAACAAAGGCAACAGTGAGcaagatgatgaagaacccgAGACTGAAGAGTTTCCAGATAAGGCATTGGTCACGGAAGATAAGGTTGAGGAATTCGAAGATTCCGTTCCTCAGTTCAAGGTTACAGAAGTGCATGTTGCTGGTTTCAAGAGTGAACCTGAGAAGACAAAACCATGGGGTAATCAAACGCAGCAGCAGTCTGGATCAAGGTGGCTGCTTGCAGCTGGCATGGGCAAGGGCAATAAGCATCCTCTGATGAAATCCAAAGCTATTTCAAAGCCAACCAAAGAGGCAGCTATTCAGGCAGGAGACACCCTCTGGAGCATTTCGTCGCGCATTCATGGAGCAGGGACCAGATGGGGCGAGCTAGCAGGACCTAAGAATCATTCGCGGAACCCAAATATCGTCCTCCAAAAGGGCAAAAGATTTCTTTGA